A single window of Desulfovibrio sp. TomC DNA harbors:
- a CDS encoding IS5 family transposase — MSERTSSKPGIADYVVARRKRKECFLDEIDRLIDWNPLEKLLHKALKRVVNAVGNPAYPPLPMFKILLLQRWYNLSDAAVEEALYDCFSFVRFVGLSLDHDEVPDATTNCRFRQSLVERNVQKRLLDKLNHQLQRRGLLVREGAIVDASVVSSARRPLKVIEVLPQDRQEANEDAADVTISYSDDAEAAWLRKGNRAYYGYKIHAATDSRDGFVLGGHATPANRSDTEEFVAVLDEVDAKAGESIFADKGYSSQLNRFVLQVRGLADGIMYKAARNRELTPSEKSANRQVSSVRSKVERAFGTLKRGYGFFRARYLGRAKVELEFLLNAMAFNLKKAALKAGC; from the coding sequence ATGAGCGAGCGCACTTCTTCCAAGCCTGGCATTGCCGACTATGTTGTTGCCCGTCGCAAGCGCAAAGAGTGCTTTCTCGACGAGATTGATCGCCTCATCGACTGGAACCCGCTGGAAAAGCTTTTGCACAAAGCGCTCAAACGGGTGGTCAACGCCGTGGGCAATCCGGCTTATCCGCCGCTTCCCATGTTCAAAATTCTGCTCCTGCAGCGCTGGTACAACCTCAGCGACGCGGCGGTGGAAGAGGCTCTGTACGACTGCTTCTCCTTTGTCCGGTTCGTTGGCCTTTCCCTGGATCACGATGAAGTGCCCGACGCCACCACAAATTGTCGCTTTCGCCAGAGCCTCGTTGAGCGCAACGTGCAAAAACGTTTGTTGGACAAGCTCAACCATCAGTTGCAGCGACGCGGCCTCTTGGTTCGAGAAGGAGCCATCGTCGACGCCAGCGTGGTGTCGTCCGCGCGCCGTCCGCTCAAGGTGATCGAGGTCCTCCCGCAGGATCGCCAGGAAGCCAACGAAGACGCGGCGGATGTGACGATCAGCTATTCCGACGACGCCGAGGCGGCCTGGCTGCGCAAGGGCAATCGAGCGTACTATGGATACAAAATCCACGCCGCCACGGACAGCCGGGACGGCTTTGTCCTCGGTGGCCATGCCACGCCGGCAAATCGGTCCGACACGGAGGAATTCGTCGCCGTTTTGGATGAAGTAGATGCGAAAGCCGGCGAGAGCATTTTCGCGGACAAGGGATACAGCAGCCAGCTCAACCGCTTCGTGCTTCAGGTTCGCGGCCTTGCCGACGGCATCATGTACAAGGCCGCTCGCAACCGGGAACTGACCCCATCGGAAAAATCCGCCAACCGCCAAGTCAGCAGCGTCCGTTCAAAGGTGGAGCGAGCCTTCGGCACTCTCAAGCGCGGCTATGGCTTTTTCCGAGCGAGATACCTCGGGCGGGCCAAGGTCGAGCTGGAGTTTCTCCTCAACGCCATGGCTTTCAACCTGAAAAAAGCCGCTTTAAAGGCTGGTTGCTGA